ACTTACGTGGTTTCCGAAGGTTCTCAGGCTGAGTGTTTTCGGGTTGAACGCATACTCAATCTAAGCTTCTCAGCAATTACGCGATCGCAACTAACGTAGATTTACAATTTTTAGTCATCTGTGAGGGTTCCTATGAAGTTTCTATCCGTGAAAAAAGTTCTCACCGCCGCAGTTGCTGCAACCACTCTAGCTAGTGCGGTTTCCTTGCCAGCCGAAGCATTTACCTTTGGCAACGATGGCATCCTGTTCGATAAAGATACAACCGTCAACTTTGACTTTCTCTACTCCCAAGGCAAATATCAATCCAAAGTTGGGATTTTTGAAGTCGTTGGTGGCACTACCAGCTTTGTGCAGTGGTTACTCAAGGAAGACTTAAAAGCCTTCGACTCAACCGCTAATGATTTCAAGGGAACTTGCGGCGTGTCGGTGTCAGTTTGTAACGTTGCCTATACCTTTAAAGCTGGAGTTGAGTACGCTTTGGGCATCACTCCCACGGGACAGCCGAAAACAAATGAGTTCTTGTTCTCCACCAATACCCTAAACCCTGTCGATCCCATTACTGGGCAACTCCAAACCCTGTTTACCTCAATCGCACCGGGTCAGTTTAAGATCGCCTTTGAAGACAATGGTTGGGTTGAAAATGGAACGCGCGACTACAACGACTTTGTATTCACGGCTGCTGTTGTCCCCGTTCCCGAACCGACTGTCCTATTAGGATTGGGTTTAGTAGGCGGCGCGATCGCCACCACTCGTCGTCGCAAAAGTCAAGCGTCCTAAACGACAAGTTTATCAAACAAACCAACCCCAAGGAGTACCCAGAAATGCGTACTCCTTTTTTGAGTATATTGACAGCAGGGGCGATCGCATTTTGTCTGTCTTGTTAGCCGCCGTAGCGCGATCGCACTTACATCTTATTAAGATTGTTTTCTAAGTATTGGCAAACATCCTCATGTCCATAGTCGCGAGCTAAATGCAAGGCGGTGTACCAGCCATCAACACGAGTTGCATCAATTCTCGCACCATGTTCAACTAATAGTTTGACTATCTCTATAGAGCCAGAACCACTAGCTGTCATTAATGGAGTAACGCCTTCCTCTCCAACAGAGTTAACCTCGGCCCCTGATGAAATTAGTAGTTGAACCAGTTGAATATTTCGTGTTCCAGCAGCAGGAATTATAGGAGATGCTGTTCCGCCTACATTAGCATCAGCACCAGCCTCAAGCAATGTTTGCACGATTTCCAAATTATTTAATTCGGCTGCTAGCTCGATGCTTATTGCAAGACACTTCGACCAGTAGGGCAGATTGTGTCCCTTCTCAAGCAAAATTTGAACAAGCGCTAAGTTCTCAATTTTGACTGCCAGCTCCAGCAATGTTTCATAATCTTCTCTATTTTCATCCCAGTCAAGGTGAATGAGGTATACCTTATTAGATAGAAGAGTTTTAAGTAAATCTA
The genomic region above belongs to Desertifilum tharense IPPAS B-1220 and contains:
- a CDS encoding ankyrin repeat domain-containing protein yields the protein MAYQPHPRFMKLYQAIDSQDIDLLKTLLSNKVYLIHLDWDENREDYETLLELAVKIENLALVQILLEKGHNLPYWSKCLAISIELAAELNNLEIVQTLLEAGADANVGGTASPIIPAAGTRNIQLVQLLISSGAEVNSVGEEGVTPLMTASGSGSIEIVKLLVEHGARIDATRVDGWYTALHLARDYGHEDVCQYLENNLNKM
- a CDS encoding PEP-CTERM sorting domain-containing protein (PEP-CTERM proteins occur, often in large numbers, in the proteomes of bacteria that also encode an exosortase, a predicted intramembrane cysteine proteinase. The presence of a PEP-CTERM domain at a protein's C-terminus predicts cleavage within the sorting domain, followed by covalent anchoring to some some component of the (usually Gram-negative) cell surface. Many PEP-CTERM proteins exhibit an unusual sequence composition that includes large numbers of potential glycosylation sites. Expression of one such protein has been shown restore the ability of a bacterium to form floc, a type of biofilm.), translating into MKFLSVKKVLTAAVAATTLASAVSLPAEAFTFGNDGILFDKDTTVNFDFLYSQGKYQSKVGIFEVVGGTTSFVQWLLKEDLKAFDSTANDFKGTCGVSVSVCNVAYTFKAGVEYALGITPTGQPKTNEFLFSTNTLNPVDPITGQLQTLFTSIAPGQFKIAFEDNGWVENGTRDYNDFVFTAAVVPVPEPTVLLGLGLVGGAIATTRRRKSQAS